A region of Rhodamnia argentea isolate NSW1041297 chromosome 9, ASM2092103v1, whole genome shotgun sequence DNA encodes the following proteins:
- the LOC125316465 gene encoding uncharacterized protein LOC125316465, whose product MADETGEQRRTLKDYAAPTIQGSTSSIGRPTIQANNFEIKPSLIQMLQNAVQFGGLPNDDPNIHLDAFLEICDTIKYNGVTDDAIRLRLFPFSLRDKAKSWLTSLPAGSITTWDDLAQKFLSKYFPPAKSAKMRNDISTFVRMDGESLYEAWERFKELLRRCPHHGLPVWMQVHTFYNGVMPNLRSTIDAAAGGTLNNKSPKEAFDLLEEMVSNSYQWPIERLSTRKPNGIYEVGVSNAIATHFAALNKKIDSVLKIQGSTCEFCNGSHASDECQVGNPFAHPPENTNFVGNFSRPLRNNPYSNTYNPGWRNHPNFSWSNQNQQGLRPTPPSFRPLEEKQHSHLEEMVTKLAQTTQDFIKSADVRFQNQEASIRNLEKQVGRLANHLSERPYGALPSNTEKNPIENAKAIILSGKEVSRNLSNEATEKKKETTPPEAEAPEIKPCKADPPRSKLFPDNPKPYVPSIPYPERLQQHKIDKQFSKFLDVFKKLHINIPFADALARMPSYAKFLKEILANKRKLEDYETVKLNEECSAILQNKLPPKLKDPESFTIPCTIGNSYFDKALCDLGASINLMPHSVFRKLGLGEVKATIMEEDFEVPIILGRPFLATGRALIDVQRGKLILRVQDDQVTFDVFKAMKYAAEPNDCLRVDAVDKLVESAFSKATIEDPLEACLVRPSKGEAEVEEVEQYTKFLEANPPLLRFRPPKFEELGSNLKKRIPSIEEPPILELKPLPSHLKYAFLNGVSSLPSNYFFFFDGCDGGEATPSFKRP is encoded by the exons ATGGCTGATGAAACCGGAGAGCAAAGGAGGACTTTAAAGGATTATGCCGCACCTACGATCCAAGGGTCAACATCAAGCATCGGGAGGCCAACCATACAAGcgaacaattttgaaattaagcCTTCCCTAATTCAGATGCTTCAAAACGCTGTCCAATTCGGTGGATTGCCGAATGATGATCCCAATATCCATTTAgatgcttttcttgaaatttgtgACACCATAAAATATAATGGTGTTACTGATGATGCCATTAGGTTAAGATTGTTCCCTTTTTCATTGCGTGATAAAGCTAAGTCATGGTTAACTTCCCTTCCTGCGGGATCTATTACGACTTGGGATGACTTAGCTCAAAAATTTCTTAGTAAGTACTTTCCTCCCGCTAAATCTGCCAAGATGCGTAACGATATTTCTACTTTTGTGCGGATGGATGGTGAATCTCTATATGAAGCATGGGAGAGGTTTAAAGAATTACTAAGGCGTTGTCCGCACCATGGTCTACCCGTTTGGATGCAAGTGCATACATTTTATAATGGAGTGATGCCGAATTTGAGGTCTACCATTGATGCTGCAGCTGGAGGGACGTTGAACAACAAATCACCTAAGGAAGCCTTTGATCTTTTAGAAGAGATGGTATCTAATAGCTACCAATGGCCGATCGAGCGACTATCTACTAGAAAGCCAAATGGAATTTATGAAGTCGGTGTGAGTAATGCCATTGCCACACACTTTGCTGCTTTAAACAAAAAGATCGATTCAGTTTTGAAGATTCAAGGCTCaacttgtgaattttgtaaTGGAAGCCATGCTAGCGACGAATGTCAAGTAGGTAATCCTTTTGCACATCCTCCCGAAAATACTAACTTTGTTGGAAATTTCAGCAGGCCTCTACGTAACAACCCTTATTCAAACACTTACAATCCTGGATGGCGAAATCACCCAAATTTCTCCTGGAGCAACCAAAATCAGCAAGGGCTGAGACCAACGCCACCATCATTTAGGCCTCTTGAGGAGAAACAGCACAGCCATCTTGAGGAGATGGTTACTAAACTAGCTCAAACAACTCAAGACTTCATTAAAAGTGCTGATGTGAGGTTCCAAAATCAAGAGGCATCTATTCGAAATCTGGAGAAGCAAGTTGGCCGGTTAGCGAATCATTTGTCCGAAAGACCGTATGGTGCCCTTCCGAGCAACACCGAGAAGAATCCAATTGAGAATGCAAAAGCAATCATCTTGAGTGGGAAAGAAGTTAGCAGAAACTTGTCTAATGAAGCaacggaaaaaaagaaagaaaccacaCCACCTGAAGCCGAAGCACCTGAAATCAAGCCCTGCAAAGCCGATCCACCTCGAAGCAAGTTATTTCCGGATAATCCAAAGCCATATGTGCCGTCAATTCCATACCCGGAAAGACTTCAACAACACAAAATAGATAAGCAGTTCTCTAAATTCCTTGATGTTTTTAAGAAATTGCACATTAATATTCCTTTTGCAGATGCCTTAGCCCGGATGCCTAGTTATGCTAAATTTTTGAAGGAGATTTTAGCAAACAAACGAAAATTGGAAGATTATGAAACTGTGAAGCTTAATGAGGAGTGTTCAGCTATTTTGCAGAATAAGTTACCACCAAAGTTGAAAGATCCAGAGAGTTTTACTATTCCTTGTACTATTGGTAATTCTTATTTTGATAAGGCATTGTGTGATTTAGGTGCAAGTATTAATCTAATGCCTCACTCTGTTTTCAGGAAATTAGGTTTGGGAGAAGTAAAAGCTACCATT atggaggaggatTTCGAGGTTCCGATCATCCTAGGCCGACCTTTTCTAGCAACAGGGAGAGCTCTAATTGATGTGCAACGAGGAAAATTAATTCTTAGAGTTCAAGATGACCAAGTCACCTTCGATGTGTTCAAAGCCATGAAATATGCTGCTGAACCGAATGATTGTTTGAGAGTTGATGCAGTTGATAAGCTTGTGGAATCGGCTTTTAGTAAAGCTACAATTGAAGACCCGTTAGAGGCGTGCTTGGTTCGGCCAAGCAAGGGAGAAGCCGAAGTTGAAGAAGTGGAGCAGTACACAAAATTTTTGGAAGCAAATCCACCTCTTTTGAGATTTAGACCACCGAAATTCGAAGAATTAGGGTCGAACTTGAAGAAAAGGATACCCTCTATTGAAGAACCACCAATTCTAGAACTCAAACCTTTACCATCTCATCTTAAATATGCTTTTCTTAATGGTGTTTCTTCTCTTCCAAgtaattatttcttcttctttgatggGTGTGATGGAGGAGAAGCTACTCCGAGTTTTAAGAGACCATAA